The genomic interval CGGGCCCGGACGCTCGCCTACCTCGCGCAGGGGGAGGAGCTGCCCCTGGAGGCCCGAGTCCGCGACGTGGTGGCCCTCGGACGCGGGGCGGGCGCCTGGAAGTGGGGCCTGATCCCCACCCGGCCCTGGACCCAGGCCGACGAGGACGCGGTGACCGCGGCGCTGGAACGCACCGACACCCGGCGTTTCGAGGACCGCCGCGTCCGCGAGCTGTCGGGCGGGGAGCGGCAGCGGGTCTCCCTGGCCCGGGCCCTGGCCGCCGGGCCCCGGTTCCTGCTCCTCGACGAGCCCACCAACCACCTCGACCTCGCCTACGGGCTGGACCTCCTGCGGCACCTGCGTTGCGAGGTCGCCGGGGGCCTGGGCGTGGTCGCCGTCCTGCACGACTTGGGCCTCGCCGCCCGCGCCGACCGCCTGCTGCTGCTCGCCGGGGGCCGGGTGCTCGCGCAGGGCCCCCCCGAAGAAGTGCTCACCCCCGCCCACCTCCACGCCGCCTACGGGCTGCGGGCGAGGGTCGCGCGTGACGGGGAACGCCTGCTCGTCATCCCGGAGGACTGACCTACCTTGCCGCCGAAATACTTCGAGACCCGTGGGCACCTGCTCGTCTGCCAGGGCCCGAACTGCAAGGCCCGCGGCTCGGCGCTGCTGTACCGCGCCCTCTGGACCCACCTGGAGCGCCACTCGCTGGCCTACTACAAGACGGGCGGCAGCGTCCGCCTGACCGAGAGCGGCTGCCTGGGCGCGTGCAGCTTCGGCCCGGCCCTCTGTGTGTACCGCTCCCGACTGGGCCGACTGGAGGAGGGCTGGTACGCCGCCGCCGACCTCCCCCTCGCCTCGGCGGTGGCGCGGGCGGTGCAGGAAGAGGCGGAGTTGCCGGGAGAGCGGCGGTACGGGCCGGGCGAATGAAGCTTTGTCCCTGGAAGGCGGGTAAGCCTCACGCAGGCTGGGACAAAGGCCGGGCAGGGGGGGTGTAGAGAGGGGTCATGGAGCCGGTCAACCTCATCTCTGTGTCCGTGAAACGCCCCCGGTTGCGACCGTGGATCGACTTCGGCGGTTTCTTCGCCTTCTTCGGCATCTCGGGGGTGGACCACGACCGCGAGCAGCGTGTCCAGAGGCGTTTCGAGGAGGAGTTCTACCGCAACCGGGTGACCGCGACGCTCTCGGCCCGCGTCGCCCCCGGCACCTATGCCCTGGGCGGACTGCCGGAGGAGGCCAACCGCCTGGGCTGGACCGTCTTGCCGAGCGGAACGGCGACCACCCGCCTGAGCGACGACAGCCTCGCCAGCCTGCGGGCGTGGATGGAGCGGGGGTCACGGAAGGTCGAGCCCACGCCGCTGTAGGGGTGGGTCGGTCAGGGGCGAGGTGTCGGAGAATCCGCCGCTAAGTTTAGTTCTGAAGCAAGGAGAAGAGAAGGATTAGCTCACGGAAAAATTCGTAGAGCCAGTAAAGCGACAACACACCAAAGAAAATGGCCCAGCCCAACTTCCTCTGCTTCCAGAACCACAGGGTGCTGGGGATAGAGCCGATCAGGACCAGGACATGCAGCCCCATCTTTCCCAGAAGTTGGGAGGCTGTGGATGGGCCCCAGATGCTCAGGCTGAGAAACAACACGGCAGGCAAAATCACCACGACATATTGAAGAGAGGTCAAACCGCGCGGCTTGGTCACCCCCTGCTCTTCCGTCACCGCCACAGCCCGCCCACCCAGGCCAGCCCGAAGCACACGCCCGCTGCGATCAGGGCGACCAGCATGGGGGCGAGCGGCCACTGAATGCCCGGGGCAGCGCGGCCAAGCTTGCCCCGAGCGGTGGCCTCGGCTCCTGCCGTCCGCGACGCGCCGAGGGCCATCGCCCCGGCCAGGACGCACAGGGCGGTGCCCGCGAAGTTGAACCCGGCCAGCACGCTCGCCAGCCCGTTCCTGAACAGCAAGAGGCCGAGAAGGGCGCAGACGGCGCCGAAGCCCACCCCGTACAGCGCCCCGCGTTGGAGGAGGTCTCCCAGCGCGGCCCACCGATTCCGGGGTTCAGTTGAAGAGTTCATAGCTCGGGGTAAGCCTGTCGGACAGATTCGGTGCTTCCAGGCAGGGCCGATAGCCGAGCTGGTGAGGTTAAGGGGGCCCGTTCTCATCTCCTCCCCTGGCTGTCGCCCGGACGCTCTGGCCGGTGTGCGGGCGGCGAAGTGAAACCCCATGCCTTCCTTCTCGAAGGGGGCATGGGGCAACCTGTGGTCTCCAGGAAGGATGGGATCAGGGCGTGAGTTTGACGAGCAGGGCGTCGTCCATTCCGGCATTCGTCTGGCTGGTGAATGCTCCACCCGTGTACCCCGCCAGGTAGACGCTGCCATTCGTTCCCGCCGCCGCTCCCAGCACGGTATCGAAAGAAGACGTTCCCAGTTGCCGGGTTGCGAGCAGGTCCCCGTTCGCCCCGTATTTCAGCACGAAGATGTCTTGGGCGCCCGCGCTGCTCTGCCCCGGCAACGAAAGCGCCGTGATCCCACTGACAAAGGCGTTGCCCGCCGGGTCCACCGCGACATCCGTAATCTGCTGGGTCACGGCTCCGGGAATTCGTTCCTCGTCGGAGGGACCAAATTGCCGACTCCAGACGACAGGGCCGGAGGAGCCGAACTTTGCCAGGAAGTTGATGCCGCTCCCGACGTTGTCGCTTCCCTCCAGCGTGCCCGTCACATCCCCTCCGACATAGCTGTTGCCCTGGGCGTCCACGCCGATCTTGACATTGCTGATGAAGCCGCCCTCGCCCGTGGAGGGCCTCTTCGCCCCGAGTTGCTGGGTCCAGACCTCCTGCCCAGCCGACGTGTACTTCCGGACGAAGCCGTCCCTTCTCCCGGTCTGGGTCGAACCCGGGAAGGCCGTCGCCGTCACGCCGGCGATGTACACGTTGCCGCCCGCATCCACCGCCGCGTCCAGGGCCTCGCTCGCCACAATCTCCCGGAATGATCCGTCGCCGTTGGGGAAGTCGCGCTGCGCCGTCGCAAACTGCTGACTCCAGACCAGCTCCCCTGCCGGCGTGTACTTGCGAACGAAGGGGGCGGGTGACCCGGGGAGCGGGGGAGGACCGTCGTATCCCTGCTGCCCGGGGAGCAGCGCGCCGGAGTTGCCGACCACGTAGACGTTGCCGCTGTCGTCCACGCCAAGCCCCGCGATCAGGTCACGTTCCGCCGAGCCGAACTGCCGGGTCCAGACCAGGGTGCCGTCCGGGGCATACTTTTGCAGGACCACATCGGAGCCTCCGGAGGCGGTCTCACCGAAGAGGGTCCCCAGGACGTACGCGTTACCGCTTGGGTCGGCGCTCACTCCCTGAACAAGGACATCCGAACTGATCTGACGGGTCCACACTTCCGTGCCCTGGGCGCTGACCTTCCGCACGATGGGCTCGGGGCTGTTGCCCACCACGTAGCTCTCGCCGGTGGCCGTCACGGCAACGTCCCTGAGGAGGTCGTTACCTGCCGTGCCGAACTGGGAGACGAAGCTGGAGGGCTGGGTGGGGGGTGGCGGAGCAGGAGGCGTCGGCGTCTTCTCGACAGGCTCGATGGTCAGGTAGTCGACGATGGCGTTGCGGTCCCTGCTACGGCCCTCGTACAGGTCGTTGATGAACGACAGGTTGAACACCTGCCCCGGCTTCAGGTCGAAGTCCCCGAACTTCCGGTTGACATACGTCGCCGAGTCCAGCGTCGCCACCGCCAGCCGTCGTTGCCGCGCGTCGTTCAAATCGACGGTGGGCCAGCCCTTGTACTCCTCGCCCTTCCCCACGACCGAGACGGTGTAACGCCCGGCCTTGACGCTGCCCGGGACGACGAAACGTACGTTGTCGTTGGTGCCCAGCAGGATCACGGCCTTGCCGCCGGAGGCATTGGGATCGTTGATGATGCGGCCTCCGTTGCGCGGATCGGCGACGGTCTGCGGGGTGGTGAAGGCCTGGATGGTGCCGGCCTCAGCCTCGAACTGCATGTCGTTGAGAGCCCCAGCAGCGGGTGTGGAGGCCTGCTGGCTGCACGCGGCCAGCGCCAGGCTCAGCAGCAACAGGCCCGCATGGCGTACAGATAAGGTGGGAGTAAGGTGCTTGGATCGTTCCTCGGGCATACGTCCTCCTAGGTCGTGACGCGGGGCGTCATACCGACGACTTCAGGCTCGAATTGTCGCAAGTGGAGTCCACTCATCCTACACATCTTTTAAAAATTTCGCATTCATTGTTGAGTCAGAAGGCGGTCAGCTTCCCACCACCGCAACAGGAAGGAGTTGGGAAGACGTGAGGTCGAGCGGTTCCGGCTGCGACCTGCACAGGGAAGTTCCCTCTCCGACTCCCAGAGGAAGCGCACGCCGCGGCTCCCCGCTTCTGGTCGTGGACGGGCGCCGCCTGCCGAGGACGGTGATGGTCTGGCAGGCCGTGCTAGGGGAGGGTCGAGTGATGTCACGGAGCAAACTTCCGCGCTTACAGGCCAGGGTGAAGGGCAGAAGCGAGATCAGGGCCACGCCGTACTCGACCTGGCCCTGCACGATTGGCTGACCCCGCCCCTACCCCCGCACCACCTCCAGAATCTTTTCCCCGTACTTGCGCAGCCGCTCGGGACCCATGCCGCGCACGGCCCGCAGGTCGTCGAGGGTGTAGGGCACCCGGCGGGCGATCTCGGCCAGGGTGGCGTTGCTGGCGATGATGAAGCGGCTGACCTCCTGCCGCTTGGCCTCGGCGTTGCGCCACTCGCGCAGCCGGGCGTACACGGCGGCCTGCTCGTCGGTGAGGTTGGCCGCCGGATCGGGCGCGCCCCCCCCCGCCTCCGCCGTCGGCAGGTCGGGCGGCAGGTCGGGCAGGGTGGGGGTGGGCTCGGGCTCCGGCTCGGCGGCCCGGGTCGGCTCGGCCTCGGCGGGCGTCTCCTCCACCGCGTCCACCGTCACGTCTGGGGCGGCGAGGGGCGGCGTGGGTTCCAGCTCGGGGGCGTCGGGCCCCGCGCTCACGGGGGTGGGCAGGGGCGCGGGCGCCGGGGGCGGGCTGCTGAACACGATCTCCGGGGTCCACGGCGCCTCCTCAGGCGGGAGGGGCTCGGGCGCGTCGAAGGTCACCCGGTCGAGGCCCCGGGGCGCGTCGGCGCGGGGGACGTCGGGCTGCGGCTGGTCGGGCCGGGGGAGGTCGGCGCGGGCGGGGCGGTCGGGCCGGCCCCCCCGGTCACGCCGGAAGCGGTCGTCGCGTCGCGGCGGGGCCTCTTCCTGAACGGGCGCAGGGGGGGGGGGGTCCTGCGGCTCGTCCTGCCCGTCCATCTCCGGGGTGCCCTCCAGGTCTCGCACGAGGGGGATGGGGGCGTTGACCGGCTCCTGCACCTGGGGGGCGCGCAAGAGGGCGAGGGCCGTCTGCGCGTCCTGCAACCCGGGCGTGAAGATCACCCCGCCCTCGACGCTGCGGGTGGCGGCGAGCACCCCGCCGGGGAGGTGGGGGGTGTCGGGCGCCGCGTCGGGGGGCAGCAGCAGGGCGGTCGGGCCGAAGGGGAGCGCGCCCCCGCCCAGCCGCTCGGCGAGTTGGGCGGTCGTGCGGGCGGCGCGGGCGAGCCGCAGGGGCAACGTCGCCACGTCGCGCAGGGCGAGGGCCACGGTCAGGTCGGCGGGGGCGGGGGCCGCGGGGGCGGGCGCGCGGCCCGGGCCGAAGAGCAGCGCGAGGTGCCCGTCGCCGAAGCCGGTCAGCGTCACCGGGTCGCGGTAGACCACGTAGGCGGCGCCGCGCGAGGTCCAGCCTCCCCCCGGCGCGAGGGTGGCGTCCACGATCACGGGCACCCCGGCGCGCGCCGCCCGGCGCAGCAACCGGTCGTCGGGCTCGGCGAGCCACACGCCGCGCGCGCCCGTCCAGTCGGCGTCGAGCCCGGCGGCGGCGAGGCCCTGCCCGGCGAGGGCCGCGCGGTTCACGCCCAGCCGCTCGTCCACCCGCAGCACGCCGGGCCCCAGCAGCGCGGCGAGTTGCCGGGCGAGCGCGGCCTCGCCCGCCAGGGTCAGGCCCCAGTCGGCCCCCTCCAGCGCGGCGAGGGCGCCCGCGAGCCGGGTGTGGGGGTCGCCGCGCTCGGCGTGCAGGGCCACCAGCCGCGCGTCGGGCCGCGGGTCTGGGCGGGGCTGGGCGTACGGGGCGTCAGGCGAGTCGGTCATGGCGCCCATTGTGCCGCACGGGCGCCCGTCTCCCGCCCGCAGATGGGGAAGGGGTGAACGGGGGGGGGCAACGGGCCCGGCCCGCGCACCTGCGGCAACCTCCGCCCGCCGGGGAGCGTACCGTGGGGCGTATGCGAACCCTCCTGCTGACGGCCCTGCTGCTGAGCCTCCCCTCCGCGAGTGCCCAGGGCGGGGCGAGCCCGGCCACCCCGCCCGCCGTCTCCGCCCCCGCCGCGGGCACGGTGACCCTGAGCCTGAGCGCGCAGCCCGGCACGCTGGTCGAACTCGCCCAGACCACCGTCACGCGCCTGACCCTGGAGGACGTGCGGGTGACGGCCCCGGACGGCGGCACGGGCCCGAGCGAGGCGGAGCTGAACGAGCTGCGGCGTGGTCTTCAGGAGGCGTTGGCCCAGGCGGGCGCCCAGACCACTTCCGGCAAGGTCTTCTACCGGGTGCAGGAACGCGCCGCCGACGGCACCGTCACCCTGCTGAACACCGTGGTGACCGAGCCCCCCGGTCAGGGGCCCCTCTCCATCCGCCTCGTGCAGACGGTGGCCCCGGACGGCAGGGTGACGCTGACCCGCATCGAGAGCGACAACCCGCTCGTGCAGTCCGCCCTCTCCGGCCTGAGCCCCGAGGCGCTGCGGGCCCAGTCGGGTACGGGCGGGGACCTCACGGGCGTGTACGGGCAGGCCTTCGCGTCCGGGCAGACCGTCACCCGGACGAGCACGGTGGACGTGCAGGCCCTGCTGGGCAGCCTCCTGGGGTCCTTCGCCGCCGGGCTGGGGGGCGGGGAGAACCCGCTCGGGCAGGTGCAGGCGAGCCCCCTGACCGTCACCACGGCCACGACCTACCGGGGCGTGAACCCGGCAGGGCTCCACGTCTTCGACACCCGCACCACCACGGGCGCGTGGACGCTCGACTTCGG from Deinococcus planocerae carries:
- a CDS encoding HRDC domain-containing protein, which encodes MTDSPDAPYAQPRPDPRPDARLVALHAERGDPHTRLAGALAALEGADWGLTLAGEAALARQLAALLGPGVLRVDERLGVNRAALAGQGLAAAGLDADWTGARGVWLAEPDDRLLRRAARAGVPVIVDATLAPGGGWTSRGAAYVVYRDPVTLTGFGDGHLALLFGPGRAPAPAAPAPADLTVALALRDVATLPLRLARAARTTAQLAERLGGGALPFGPTALLLPPDAAPDTPHLPGGVLAATRSVEGGVIFTPGLQDAQTALALLRAPQVQEPVNAPIPLVRDLEGTPEMDGQDEPQDPPPPAPVQEEAPPRRDDRFRRDRGGRPDRPARADLPRPDQPQPDVPRADAPRGLDRVTFDAPEPLPPEEAPWTPEIVFSSPPPAPAPLPTPVSAGPDAPELEPTPPLAAPDVTVDAVEETPAEAEPTRAAEPEPEPTPTLPDLPPDLPTAEAGGGAPDPAANLTDEQAAVYARLREWRNAEAKRQEVSRFIIASNATLAEIARRVPYTLDDLRAVRGMGPERLRKYGEKILEVVRG
- a CDS encoding ABC transporter ATP-binding protein — protein: MRGVSAAFRAGEFAAVIGPNGAGKSTLLRALLGLSRPEAGEVRLSGRPLAGWSRAERARTLAYLAQGEELPLEARVRDVVALGRGAGAWKWGLIPTRPWTQADEDAVTAALERTDTRRFEDRRVRELSGGERQRVSLARALAAGPRFLLLDEPTNHLDLAYGLDLLRHLRCEVAGGLGVVAVLHDLGLAARADRLLLLAGGRVLAQGPPEEVLTPAHLHAAYGLRARVARDGERLLVIPED
- a CDS encoding (2Fe-2S) ferredoxin domain-containing protein translates to MPPKYFETRGHLLVCQGPNCKARGSALLYRALWTHLERHSLAYYKTGGSVRLTESGCLGACSFGPALCVYRSRLGRLEEGWYAAADLPLASAVARAVQEEAELPGERRYGPGE
- a CDS encoding SBBP repeat-containing protein, with protein sequence MPEERSKHLTPTLSVRHAGLLLLSLALAACSQQASTPAAGALNDMQFEAEAGTIQAFTTPQTVADPRNGGRIINDPNASGGKAVILLGTNDNVRFVVPGSVKAGRYTVSVVGKGEEYKGWPTVDLNDARQRRLAVATLDSATYVNRKFGDFDLKPGQVFNLSFINDLYEGRSRDRNAIVDYLTIEPVEKTPTPPAPPPPTQPSSFVSQFGTAGNDLLRDVAVTATGESYVVGNSPEPIVRKVSAQGTEVWTRQISSDVLVQGVSADPSGNAYVLGTLFGETASGGSDVVLQKYAPDGTLVWTRQFGSAERDLIAGLGVDDSGNVYVVGNSGALLPGQQGYDGPPPLPGSPAPFVRKYTPAGELVWSQQFATAQRDFPNGDGSFREIVASEALDAAVDAGGNVYIAGVTATAFPGSTQTGRRDGFVRKYTSAGQEVWTQQLGAKRPSTGEGGFISNVKIGVDAQGNSYVGGDVTGTLEGSDNVGSGINFLAKFGSSGPVVWSRQFGPSDEERIPGAVTQQITDVAVDPAGNAFVSGITALSLPGQSSAGAQDIFVLKYGANGDLLATRQLGTSSFDTVLGAAAGTNGSVYLAGYTGGAFTSQTNAGMDDALLVKLTP